One Actinoplanes missouriensis 431 DNA segment encodes these proteins:
- a CDS encoding acyl-CoA dehydrogenase family protein: MLFNPHTYDPAHFDPETRRLLRATIDFFEERGKKALLDTYIDRAWYADFLEFSAETGLFATFLTPATDGDDTRWDTARNVALSEILGFYGLNYWYTWQVTVLGLGPVWQSANADARKRAAELLDEGHVMAFGLSERSHGADIYATDMILTPDGDGGFRASGSKYYIGNGNVAGLVSVFGRRADVEGPEGYVFFAADSRHPNYHLVKNVVNSQMFVSEFRLEDYPVRPQDVLHTGKAAFDAALNTVNVGKFNLCTAAIGISEHAMYEAVTHAHQRILYGKPVTAFPHVRRELTDAYARLVAMKLFADRSVDYFRSAGPDDRRYLLFNPMTKMKVTTEGEKVIDLLWDVIAAKGFEADTYFDKAAKDIRGLPKLEGTVHVNLALILKFMPNYLFNPASFAPVPTRLDAADDEFLFRQGPARGLGQIRFHDWRQVYDAHAEIPNVARFRQQADGLCDLLREHAPDADQQGDLDFLLAVGQLFALVVYGQLILEQAGLTEAGTDIIDEIFGILVRDFSGYATELHGKSATTEEQAAWALSQVLRPVTDPARTERVWDQVVALVGAYEMKP; encoded by the coding sequence GTGCTGTTCAACCCGCACACCTATGACCCGGCGCACTTCGACCCGGAGACCCGGCGCCTGTTGCGCGCCACCATCGACTTCTTCGAGGAGCGCGGCAAGAAGGCGCTGCTCGACACGTACATCGATCGGGCCTGGTATGCCGATTTCCTGGAGTTCTCGGCCGAGACGGGACTTTTCGCGACGTTCCTGACCCCGGCCACCGATGGCGACGACACCCGGTGGGACACCGCCCGCAACGTGGCCCTCAGCGAGATCCTCGGCTTCTACGGCCTCAACTACTGGTACACGTGGCAGGTGACCGTTCTCGGTCTCGGCCCGGTCTGGCAGAGCGCCAACGCCGACGCCCGCAAGCGCGCCGCCGAGCTGCTCGACGAGGGGCACGTGATGGCGTTCGGGCTCTCCGAGCGCAGCCACGGCGCGGACATCTACGCCACCGACATGATCCTCACCCCGGACGGCGACGGCGGCTTCCGGGCGAGCGGCAGCAAGTACTACATCGGCAACGGCAACGTCGCCGGGCTGGTCTCCGTCTTCGGCCGCCGGGCCGACGTCGAGGGCCCCGAGGGGTACGTGTTCTTCGCCGCCGACAGCCGCCACCCGAACTATCACCTGGTCAAGAACGTGGTGAACTCGCAGATGTTCGTCAGCGAGTTCCGCCTGGAGGACTATCCGGTGCGGCCGCAGGACGTGCTGCACACCGGCAAGGCCGCGTTCGACGCCGCGCTCAACACGGTCAACGTCGGCAAGTTCAACCTGTGCACCGCCGCCATCGGCATCAGCGAACACGCCATGTACGAGGCGGTCACCCACGCACACCAGCGGATCCTGTACGGCAAGCCGGTCACCGCGTTCCCGCACGTGCGACGGGAGCTGACCGACGCGTACGCCCGGCTCGTCGCGATGAAGCTCTTCGCCGACCGGTCCGTCGACTACTTCCGCTCGGCCGGCCCGGACGACCGCCGTTACCTGCTCTTCAACCCGATGACCAAGATGAAGGTCACCACCGAGGGCGAGAAGGTCATCGACCTGCTCTGGGACGTGATCGCCGCGAAGGGCTTCGAGGCGGACACCTATTTCGACAAGGCCGCCAAGGACATCCGGGGACTCCCGAAGCTCGAGGGCACGGTCCACGTGAACCTCGCGCTGATCCTCAAGTTCATGCCGAACTACCTGTTCAACCCGGCCTCGTTCGCACCGGTGCCGACCCGGCTGGACGCCGCCGACGACGAGTTCCTGTTCCGGCAGGGCCCGGCGCGCGGCCTCGGGCAGATCCGGTTCCACGACTGGCGGCAGGTCTACGACGCGCACGCGGAGATCCCCAACGTGGCCCGGTTCCGGCAGCAGGCCGACGGCCTCTGCGACCTGCTGCGCGAGCACGCGCCCGACGCCGACCAGCAGGGCGACCTGGACTTCCTGCTCGCCGTCGGGCAGCTGTTCGCGCTCGTCGTCTACGGCCAGCTCATCCTCGAGCAGGCCGGCCTCACCGAGGCCGGCACCGACATCATCGACGAGATCTTCGGGATCCTGGTCCGGGACTTCTCCGGGTACGCGACCGAGCTGCACGGCAAGTCGGCGACCACCGAGGAGCAGGCCGCCTGGGCGCTGTCCCAGGTGCTCCGCCCGGTCACCGACCCCGCCCGCACCGAGCGGGTCTGGGATCAGGTGGTGGCGCTCGTCGGCGCGTACGAGATGAAGCCCTAA
- a CDS encoding PadR family transcriptional regulator, protein MALEHAILVSLLEQPGSGYELARRFERSIGRFWTATHQQIYRVLKRMESDGLVDAEEIGQDGRPDKRAYSVTAIGRSTLVDWLREPVQPEAVRHDLAVKIRGAAFDDEAGRTALIAEVVRYRIEHETTLNRYLTGERRDFPDETALDTGQRLQHVVLRGGIAYERMLLDWLDDVLTTLRHL, encoded by the coding sequence GTGGCATTGGAGCACGCGATTCTCGTCTCGCTGCTCGAACAGCCCGGGTCCGGCTATGAGCTGGCCCGGCGGTTCGAGCGGTCGATCGGGCGGTTCTGGACCGCCACCCACCAGCAGATCTATCGCGTCCTCAAGCGGATGGAGTCGGACGGCCTCGTCGACGCCGAGGAGATCGGGCAGGACGGGCGGCCCGACAAGCGGGCTTATTCGGTCACTGCGATCGGGCGCTCGACGCTCGTCGACTGGCTCCGCGAGCCGGTGCAGCCGGAGGCCGTCCGGCACGACCTCGCCGTCAAGATCCGGGGCGCGGCGTTCGACGACGAGGCCGGGCGGACCGCGCTGATCGCCGAGGTCGTGCGGTACCGGATCGAGCACGAGACCACGCTGAACCGGTACCTGACCGGCGAGAGACGCGACTTCCCGGACGAGACCGCGCTCGACACCGGGCAACGACTGCAACACGTGGTGCTGCGGGGCGGGATCGCCTACGAGCGGATGCTGCTCGACTGGCTCGACGACGTCCTCACGACACTGCGCCATCTGTAG
- a CDS encoding DivIVA domain-containing protein: MPLTPADIHNVAFKKPPIGKRGYDEEEVDAFLDEVEQELIRLLEENGALRDQAQRGGGAPPSAASTMVLNNEFAELAAQLERLQEARARAEQNARSMQSQLERARAEASSQSQALVPAGDDDRNSRVLMMAQRTADEHMRDAQRESDTLLTNAQNKAEQLMSDAQLKASTIESDARRNHAEAMDGIAEKRSALLDEIDRLAQLAQSYQEALTNHVQQQLMDLTSAPDGQV; this comes from the coding sequence ATGCCGCTCACTCCAGCTGATATTCACAATGTCGCCTTCAAGAAGCCGCCGATCGGCAAGCGGGGCTACGACGAGGAGGAGGTTGACGCGTTCCTGGACGAGGTGGAGCAGGAGCTGATCCGCCTGCTCGAGGAGAACGGCGCACTGCGTGACCAGGCTCAGCGTGGCGGCGGCGCCCCACCCAGCGCGGCCTCGACGATGGTGCTCAACAACGAGTTCGCCGAGCTGGCCGCCCAGCTCGAGCGTCTGCAGGAGGCGCGGGCCCGCGCCGAGCAGAACGCGCGCAGCATGCAGTCGCAGCTGGAGCGCGCCCGCGCCGAGGCGTCCAGCCAGAGCCAGGCGCTGGTTCCGGCCGGTGACGACGATCGCAATTCGCGGGTGCTGATGATGGCGCAGCGCACCGCCGACGAGCACATGCGCGACGCGCAGCGCGAGTCCGACACGCTGCTGACGAACGCGCAGAACAAGGCCGAGCAGCTGATGAGCGACGCTCAGCTGAAGGCCAGCACGATCGAGAGCGACGCCCGGCGCAACCACGCCGAGGCGATGGACGGGATCGCCGAGAAGCGGTCCGCCCTGCTCGACGAGATCGACCGGCTGGCGCAGCTCGCCCAGAGCTACCAGGAAGCGCTGACCAACCACGTCCAGCAGCAGCTGATGGACCTGACCAGCGCGCCGGACGGCCAGGTCTGA
- a CDS encoding SGNH/GDSL hydrolase family protein: protein MTRYVAIGDSFTEGLGDTLPDGSERGWADLVAAGIAAGEGKPISYANLAIRGRLLEPIVTQQLDAALSLDPLPTLLSLNGGGNDMMRPGGDLKRLVDLTEQAVRRCLDAGVRVLLLSGADPSGHLPFGSRMRPKGEALTTAVAPFAQKYDLTFVDMFHDQEIQKPHYWSVDRLHLNANGHRRVASVVLDALGFPTEAHVVAPDPAGTKSLAAEVRYYREHVLPWINRRLRGQSSGDNRTGKYVTWTPFPA, encoded by the coding sequence ATGACGAGATACGTCGCGATCGGCGACAGCTTCACCGAGGGGCTGGGCGACACGCTGCCCGACGGCAGCGAACGGGGCTGGGCCGATCTGGTCGCCGCCGGCATCGCGGCGGGCGAGGGCAAACCGATCTCGTACGCCAACCTGGCGATCCGTGGCCGGCTGCTGGAGCCGATCGTCACCCAGCAGCTCGACGCGGCCCTGTCGCTGGACCCGCTGCCGACGCTGCTGTCGCTCAACGGCGGCGGCAACGACATGATGCGTCCGGGCGGCGACCTGAAACGGCTCGTCGACCTGACCGAGCAGGCGGTCCGGCGCTGCCTCGACGCCGGGGTGCGGGTGCTGCTGCTCAGCGGCGCCGACCCCTCCGGCCACCTGCCGTTCGGCAGCCGGATGCGACCCAAGGGCGAGGCGCTGACCACGGCGGTGGCCCCGTTCGCGCAGAAGTACGACCTCACGTTCGTGGACATGTTCCACGACCAGGAGATCCAGAAGCCGCACTACTGGTCGGTGGACCGGCTCCACCTCAACGCCAACGGCCACCGCCGGGTGGCGAGCGTGGTGCTCGACGCGCTGGGCTTCCCGACCGAGGCCCACGTGGTCGCCCCCGACCCGGCCGGCACGAAGAGCCTCGCGGCCGAGGTCCGGTACTACCGCGAGCACGTCCTGCCGTGGATCAACCGCCGCCTGCGGGGCCAGTCCTCCGGCGACAACCGAACCGGCAAATACGTCACCTGGACCCCGTTCCCCGCCTGA
- a CDS encoding FAD-binding oxidoreductase, translated as MLSRRAVLGAGAAALTGSAIAAAGSDSASARPRVTPTIGRRATPNWTALAASLDGTVALPGTAGYDSARQLADPRFDRIRPPAVARCAHAADVAEVIRFARREHVPVVTRGGGHSYVGASTASAGIVLDLRGLAGIRYDWGSQTAAIGGGARLIDVYNRLGAAGRAIPSGSCGSVGISGITLGGGIGMASGRYGLTCDAVTAAEVVTADGSRRTVDAERDRDLFWALRGGGGGQFGVVTGWRMRTHRATSVGSFVLTYPWRDAARVAAGWQARLSVAPDETWSTCQFASDARGRLSVRISGVVLEGDPAAEAAEIARATGIEPADAKLERRPHLDVVHDRAGCADGAGCAERSTQLAGSEIFRSVLPGPAITALLAIVERRARERKPGIAKFKRLTGAPARVAPEATAFPWRGAHTMLQWLVLPAESGSGSESDGYAWIESGHRAMSRWSAGRYVNYLEPSPASLPRYYGANFSRLRWIRATVDPQALFRSPYAL; from the coding sequence ATGCTGTCACGCCGAGCAGTTCTCGGGGCCGGGGCCGCTGCCCTCACCGGATCCGCCATCGCCGCGGCCGGATCCGACTCAGCCTCGGCTCGCCCCCGGGTCACACCCACGATCGGACGCCGGGCCACACCGAACTGGACGGCGCTCGCCGCCTCGCTCGACGGCACGGTCGCGCTGCCCGGCACCGCCGGATACGACAGCGCCCGGCAACTGGCCGACCCGCGGTTCGACCGCATCCGGCCGCCGGCCGTGGCCCGCTGCGCGCACGCCGCCGACGTCGCCGAGGTGATCCGTTTCGCCCGGCGCGAGCACGTCCCGGTGGTGACCCGGGGCGGCGGGCACTCCTACGTCGGGGCGTCCACCGCCTCCGCCGGGATCGTGCTGGACCTGCGCGGCCTCGCCGGGATCCGGTACGACTGGGGCAGCCAGACCGCCGCGATCGGCGGCGGCGCGCGGCTCATCGACGTCTACAACCGGCTCGGCGCGGCGGGCCGGGCGATCCCGTCCGGCTCGTGCGGGTCGGTCGGGATCAGCGGGATCACGCTGGGCGGCGGGATCGGCATGGCGTCCGGCAGGTACGGGCTGACCTGCGACGCGGTCACCGCGGCGGAGGTGGTGACCGCGGACGGCAGCCGCCGGACCGTGGACGCCGAGCGGGACCGGGATCTGTTCTGGGCGCTGCGCGGCGGCGGGGGCGGTCAGTTCGGGGTGGTCACCGGCTGGCGGATGCGTACCCACCGGGCCACCTCGGTCGGGTCGTTCGTGCTGACCTATCCGTGGCGGGACGCGGCACGTGTCGCGGCCGGCTGGCAGGCACGCCTCTCGGTCGCGCCCGACGAGACCTGGTCGACCTGCCAGTTCGCCTCGGACGCGCGGGGGCGACTGAGCGTACGCATCTCCGGGGTCGTCCTGGAGGGCGACCCGGCCGCCGAGGCCGCGGAGATCGCCCGGGCCACCGGGATCGAGCCCGCCGACGCGAAACTGGAGCGGCGCCCGCACCTCGACGTGGTGCACGACCGGGCCGGGTGCGCGGACGGCGCGGGGTGCGCCGAGCGGTCCACCCAGCTGGCCGGCAGCGAGATCTTCCGTTCCGTGCTGCCCGGTCCGGCGATCACGGCCCTGCTCGCCATCGTCGAGCGCCGGGCGCGTGAGCGTAAACCGGGCATCGCCAAGTTCAAGCGGCTGACCGGCGCGCCGGCCCGGGTCGCGCCGGAGGCCACCGCGTTCCCCTGGCGGGGCGCGCACACCATGCTGCAGTGGCTGGTGCTGCCGGCGGAGAGCGGGAGCGGCAGCGAGAGCGACGGTTACGCCTGGATCGAATCCGGTCACCGGGCGATGAGCCGCTGGTCCGCCGGACGCTACGTCAACTATCTGGAGCCCAGCCCGGCGAGCCTGCCCCGCTATTACGGCGCGAACTTCTCCCGGCTCCGCTGGATCCGGGCGACGGTCGATCCCCAGGCGCTTTTCCGGTCACCGTACGCTCTCTGA
- a CDS encoding aldo/keto reductase — protein MRVDPFENVELGATGVTVTRLGMGLAPIGGLFAPVGDEAAVAAIDEAWRLGVRFFDTAPLYGAGLSERRAGAALRKRERAKYTIATKAGRRIRAGEPGGQPGIWAEPTGDGVEFDFSRAGIRSSYRESLERLGLDRTDVLHLHDPDDHHAEAVSCALPELAELRREGAVGAVSAGMNQSRMLTDLARTGLLDSVLLAGRYSLLDQSGLADLLPECERRGISVIVGGVYNSGVLADPWGRTTYDYRPASSRVVARARAMARLCNRHGVPLRAAALQFPLAHPAVASVLVGMRSAAEASDAVAMARLPIPGALWRDLSDAWLLDPEIPVP, from the coding sequence ATGCGGGTGGACCCGTTCGAGAATGTGGAACTCGGCGCCACCGGCGTCACGGTCACCCGGCTCGGCATGGGTCTGGCCCCGATCGGCGGGCTCTTCGCCCCGGTCGGCGACGAGGCGGCGGTCGCGGCGATCGACGAGGCGTGGCGGCTCGGTGTGCGGTTCTTCGACACCGCGCCGCTGTACGGCGCCGGCCTCTCCGAACGGCGGGCCGGCGCCGCCCTGCGCAAGCGGGAGCGGGCCAAGTACACGATCGCCACCAAGGCGGGACGGCGGATCCGCGCCGGCGAGCCCGGCGGGCAGCCCGGCATCTGGGCCGAGCCGACCGGCGACGGCGTGGAGTTCGACTTCTCCCGTGCGGGGATCCGGTCCTCGTACCGGGAAAGCCTGGAAAGGCTCGGCCTGGACCGGACCGACGTCCTTCACCTGCACGACCCGGACGACCACCATGCCGAGGCGGTGAGCTGCGCGCTCCCGGAACTCGCCGAACTGCGCCGGGAGGGCGCCGTCGGAGCGGTCTCCGCGGGCATGAACCAGTCCCGGATGCTGACCGATCTGGCCCGGACCGGCCTTCTCGACAGCGTCCTGCTGGCGGGCCGCTACTCGCTGCTCGACCAGTCCGGCCTCGCCGATCTGCTGCCGGAGTGCGAACGGCGCGGCATCTCGGTGATCGTCGGCGGCGTCTACAACTCCGGGGTGCTCGCCGACCCCTGGGGCCGGACGACGTACGACTACCGGCCCGCCTCGTCGCGGGTGGTGGCCCGCGCCCGGGCGATGGCCCGGCTCTGCAACCGGCACGGCGTGCCCCTGCGCGCGGCCGCCCTGCAGTTCCCGCTCGCCCACCCGGCGGTCGCGTCGGTGCTGGTCGGGATGCGCTCGGCCGCGGAGGCGTCGGACGCGGTGGCGATGGCGCGGCTGCCGATCCCCGGCGCCCTCTGGCGCGACCTGTCCGACGCCTGGCTGCTCGACCCGGAAATCCCCGTCCCCTGA
- a CDS encoding PadR family transcriptional regulator, protein MSDDAALTTALRRGTIEFCVLALLDKRELYGVELVRQLSAGLGMTTSEGTMYPLLSRLRRAGRIATTWREAPAGPPRRYYTLTPDGEAALAHFRTEWVSFRTGVDRILGTEQP, encoded by the coding sequence GTGAGCGACGATGCGGCACTGACCACCGCCCTGCGCCGGGGCACCATCGAGTTCTGTGTGCTCGCCCTGCTCGACAAGCGCGAGCTCTACGGCGTCGAGCTGGTGCGGCAGCTCAGCGCCGGGCTGGGCATGACCACGAGCGAGGGCACGATGTACCCGTTGCTCTCCCGCCTGCGGCGGGCCGGCCGGATCGCCACCACCTGGCGTGAGGCCCCGGCCGGCCCGCCACGGCGCTACTACACCCTCACCCCCGACGGCGAGGCCGCCCTCGCCCACTTCCGCACCGAGTGGGTCAGCTTCCGCACCGGCGTCGATCGCATCCTCGGAACGGAGCAGCCATGA
- a CDS encoding HAAS signaling domain-containing protein: MTQTDNLVADYLARVERAAAGLRPDRREELLRDLREHIAVERAESGDDSETHVRTVLERLGDPEAIAAAADTPTGSIPVPGSPTPGHAAYGHAVHGHAAARPAPTRRGNTWVWVLAGSLVVLVLLVCAGSALFLARSDSGPAPAEAPAPVQTTPFG; this comes from the coding sequence ATGACGCAGACCGACAACCTCGTCGCCGACTATCTCGCTCGGGTGGAGCGTGCCGCCGCCGGCCTGCGGCCGGACCGCCGGGAGGAGCTGCTGCGCGACCTGCGGGAGCACATCGCCGTCGAGCGCGCCGAGAGCGGCGACGATTCCGAGACCCATGTGCGTACGGTGCTGGAGCGCCTCGGCGACCCGGAGGCGATCGCCGCGGCGGCCGACACACCCACCGGCAGCATCCCGGTCCCCGGCTCCCCCACTCCGGGCCATGCCGCCTATGGACATGCCGTCCACGGACATGCCGCCGCGCGCCCGGCACCGACCCGTAGGGGGAACACCTGGGTCTGGGTCCTCGCCGGGTCGCTGGTCGTGCTCGTCCTGCTGGTCTGCGCCGGGAGCGCCCTCTTCCTGGCCCGCAGCGACAGCGGGCCGGCCCCGGCCGAAGCGCCCGCCCCGGTCCAGACCACACCGTTCGGATGA
- a CDS encoding carbohydrate kinase family protein, with product MQRVLIAGPVSWNLMIHVASLPRPEPHTVFAEWHHEAVGGTSAGKALNLTRLGVPVTLATVLGDDEAGRRIRTALAGVDLVVTASAGGSERHTNLMDGTGQRLSIYLNLPSPAGPMTVPPLTDVDVVVADLAEFSRPVLRAAREAGKQIWCDLHDWDGESEFQREFADTADVIFASGDRLPDPVVFMRERIDAGARLVVCTFGAEGAMALTPGGDPVHVPAERVDEIVDTNGAGDAFFAGVLAGHLRGAGLDESLRLGASAGAAAVRSRELAG from the coding sequence ATGCAGCGTGTCCTGATTGCCGGCCCGGTCTCCTGGAACCTGATGATCCACGTGGCGAGCCTGCCGCGCCCGGAGCCGCACACCGTCTTCGCGGAGTGGCACCACGAGGCGGTCGGCGGCACCTCGGCGGGGAAGGCGCTGAACCTGACCCGGCTCGGCGTGCCGGTGACGCTGGCGACGGTGCTCGGCGACGACGAGGCCGGCCGTCGCATCAGGACGGCCCTGGCGGGCGTCGACCTGGTGGTCACGGCGAGCGCCGGCGGCTCCGAGCGGCACACCAACCTGATGGACGGAACCGGTCAGCGGCTGTCGATCTACCTGAACCTGCCGTCGCCCGCCGGGCCGATGACCGTGCCGCCGCTGACGGACGTGGACGTGGTCGTCGCCGACCTGGCCGAATTCAGTCGCCCGGTCCTGCGCGCGGCCCGCGAGGCGGGGAAGCAGATCTGGTGCGACCTGCACGACTGGGACGGTGAGAGCGAGTTCCAGCGTGAGTTCGCCGACACCGCCGACGTGATCTTCGCGAGCGGCGACCGCCTGCCCGACCCGGTGGTCTTCATGCGCGAGCGGATCGACGCCGGCGCCCGCCTGGTGGTCTGCACGTTCGGCGCGGAGGGCGCGATGGCGCTGACCCCGGGCGGCGATCCGGTGCACGTCCCGGCCGAACGGGTCGACGAGATCGTGGACACCAACGGCGCCGGGGACGCGTTCTTCGCCGGCGTCCTCGCCGGTCATCTGCGCGGCGCCGGCCTGGACGAGTCCCTGCGGCTCGGCGCGTCCGCGGGCGCCGCGGCGGTGCGCTCCCGCGAGCTCGCTGGCTGA
- a CDS encoding monooxygenase, whose protein sequence is MRSIRPALAVAAAGLLLATAACGAGPATEPAAAPPAGSATPVTVPGAASHAGHSAGAAAPPPSPLRQGERFVDVGLATPYTPAAPNGGTDEYRCFLVDPQLTETAYLTGSRFLPQNAAIVHHAIFYRVDPEQAGEAAKVDAAADGEGWTCFGDSGVQGQTAWVAHWAPGAGETLMPDGFGFTMPPGSKLIMQVHYNLLNTSGSDQSGMQMRLAGGDAGLKPLETALAQAPIELPCEPGASGPLCDRDAAVADVAKRFGAESAEMVRMLNQWCNGGAAPKAGNTQHCDQPVEQAGTIYMAAGHMHLLGRSIKVELNPGTAKARTVLDVPAYDFDNQALVPLKEPMKVAKGDVVRVTCTHDAQLRRQLPQLKTLPSRYVVWGEGTSDEMCLGIMVMAPG, encoded by the coding sequence ATGAGATCCATCCGTCCTGCGCTCGCCGTCGCGGCGGCCGGTCTGCTGCTCGCCACGGCGGCGTGCGGCGCCGGCCCGGCCACCGAGCCCGCCGCCGCGCCACCGGCCGGGTCCGCCACACCCGTCACCGTGCCGGGCGCCGCCTCACACGCCGGGCACAGCGCGGGCGCCGCGGCCCCGCCCCCGTCGCCGCTGCGGCAGGGTGAGCGGTTCGTCGACGTCGGGCTGGCCACGCCGTACACGCCGGCCGCGCCGAACGGCGGCACCGACGAGTACCGGTGCTTCCTGGTGGACCCGCAGCTGACCGAGACCGCCTATCTGACCGGCAGCCGCTTCCTGCCGCAGAACGCGGCGATCGTGCACCACGCGATCTTCTACCGGGTCGACCCGGAGCAGGCCGGGGAGGCGGCGAAGGTGGACGCCGCGGCCGACGGCGAGGGCTGGACCTGCTTCGGCGACTCCGGCGTGCAGGGGCAGACCGCGTGGGTGGCGCACTGGGCGCCCGGCGCGGGCGAGACGCTGATGCCGGACGGTTTCGGGTTCACGATGCCGCCGGGCAGCAAATTGATCATGCAGGTGCACTACAACCTGCTCAACACCAGCGGGAGCGATCAGTCCGGCATGCAGATGCGGCTGGCCGGCGGTGACGCGGGGCTCAAGCCGCTGGAGACGGCGCTGGCGCAGGCGCCGATCGAGCTGCCGTGCGAGCCCGGCGCGAGCGGTCCGCTCTGCGACCGGGACGCCGCGGTCGCCGACGTGGCGAAACGGTTCGGCGCGGAGTCGGCCGAGATGGTCCGGATGCTCAACCAGTGGTGCAACGGCGGGGCCGCGCCCAAGGCGGGCAACACCCAGCACTGCGACCAGCCGGTCGAGCAGGCCGGCACGATCTACATGGCCGCCGGGCACATGCACCTGCTCGGCCGATCGATCAAGGTCGAGCTCAACCCGGGCACCGCGAAGGCGCGGACCGTGCTTGACGTTCCCGCCTACGACTTCGACAACCAGGCCCTCGTACCCCTGAAGGAGCCGATGAAGGTCGCCAAGGGTGACGTGGTCCGGGTGACCTGCACGCACGACGCGCAGCTGCGCAGGCAGCTGCCGCAGCTCAAGACGCTGCCGTCGCGGTATGTGGTGTGGGGCGAGGGGACCAGCGACGAGATGTGCCTCGGCATCATGGTGATGGCACCGGGTTAG
- a CDS encoding TIGR03885 family FMN-dependent LLM class oxidoreductase, producing the protein MTEYGIHASHEQIPPGDLLQAVIAAERAGFDAAMCSDHFSPWSARQGQSGFAWSWLGAALQATNLSFGVVNAPGHRYHPAIIAQAIGTLASMYPGRFWAALGSGEYSNEHVVGGAWPRKDVRNARLLESVGVIRDLLAGEEVSRDGLITVDRARLWTRPQTPPPLIGAAVSVETARWCASWADGLVTVNAPEERLREMISAYRDAGGRGPVCLQVHLSWAPTEAEAEEIAHDQWRSNIFTPPVCWDMATAEEFDVVSAEVTVEQVRQVVNISADLERHVAWLHGYADLGFDRIYLHHVGQDLGPFVETFGAKVLPRLR; encoded by the coding sequence ATGACCGAGTACGGCATCCACGCCTCCCACGAGCAGATTCCGCCCGGTGACCTCCTGCAGGCGGTGATCGCCGCCGAGCGGGCCGGCTTCGACGCCGCGATGTGCTCCGACCATTTCTCCCCGTGGAGCGCCCGCCAGGGCCAGTCCGGTTTCGCCTGGTCCTGGCTGGGCGCCGCGCTGCAGGCCACGAACCTGTCGTTCGGGGTGGTGAACGCGCCCGGGCACCGCTACCACCCGGCGATCATCGCGCAGGCGATCGGCACGCTCGCCTCGATGTATCCGGGGCGGTTCTGGGCCGCGCTGGGCAGCGGGGAGTACAGCAACGAGCACGTCGTCGGCGGCGCCTGGCCCCGCAAGGACGTCCGCAACGCCCGGCTGCTGGAGAGCGTCGGCGTGATCCGCGACCTGCTGGCCGGCGAGGAGGTGTCCCGGGACGGCCTGATCACCGTGGACCGGGCGCGGCTGTGGACCCGCCCGCAGACGCCGCCGCCGCTGATCGGCGCGGCGGTCAGCGTGGAGACCGCCCGGTGGTGCGCGTCCTGGGCGGACGGCCTGGTCACGGTGAACGCCCCGGAGGAGCGGCTGCGGGAGATGATCTCGGCGTACCGGGACGCCGGTGGCCGCGGGCCGGTCTGCCTGCAGGTGCACCTCTCCTGGGCGCCGACCGAGGCGGAGGCCGAGGAGATCGCCCACGACCAGTGGCGCAGCAACATCTTCACGCCGCCGGTCTGCTGGGACATGGCCACCGCCGAGGAGTTCGACGTGGTGTCGGCCGAGGTGACGGTCGAGCAGGTGCGCCAGGTCGTGAACATCTCGGCGGACCTGGAGCGGCACGTCGCGTGGCTGCACGGCTACGCTGACCTGGGCTTCGACCGGATCTACCTGCACCACGTCGGGCAGGATCTGGGCCCGTTCGTGGAGACCTTCGGCGCAAAGGTGCTGCCCCGGCTGCGCTGA